One Pseudomonadota bacterium DNA window includes the following coding sequences:
- a CDS encoding glycerophosphodiester phosphodiesterase → MADKKLKYSMVPLIIAHRGASNDAPENTLPAFELAWKQGADAIETDLHLTRDGKIVCIHDKTTQKVAGKKLIIAESTLEELQLLDVGSWFGKQWKGTYIPTLSDVLKIVPEDKQIFLEIKCGQELLPKLYEDLRNSQLFPKQILIISFHTEVVAAIKKTAPELKVLILSGFKRKPISQQVIPTIDDVLKTLRFTHADGYSLKTHKSVTESFVRQILEQGYEYHVWTIDDIRMAQKYRKYGVTSITTNCPGYLKEKLVSLADKGE, encoded by the coding sequence ATGGCCGACAAAAAGTTGAAATACTCTATGGTTCCTCTTATTATTGCACACCGCGGTGCATCCAATGATGCCCCGGAAAACACACTTCCTGCATTTGAACTGGCATGGAAACAAGGGGCCGATGCTATAGAAACGGATCTTCATCTGACACGTGATGGCAAAATAGTCTGTATTCATGATAAAACAACACAAAAGGTTGCCGGCAAAAAACTTATCATTGCCGAATCAACGCTTGAAGAGCTTCAACTTCTTGATGTTGGCTCATGGTTTGGGAAGCAGTGGAAAGGGACATATATTCCAACGCTTTCGGATGTTTTAAAAATTGTTCCGGAAGACAAACAAATCTTTCTCGAAATCAAATGCGGGCAAGAGCTTTTACCAAAATTATACGAGGATTTACGAAATTCTCAACTTTTTCCTAAGCAGATTTTAATTATATCCTTTCATACCGAAGTGGTTGCAGCAATCAAAAAAACCGCTCCGGAACTTAAAGTTTTAATATTATCCGGATTTAAGAGAAAACCGATATCACAGCAAGTTATCCCAACCATTGATGATGTGTTAAAAACCCTCCGGTTTACGCATGCGGATGGATATAGTTTAAAGACGCATAAATCAGTAACAGAATCTTTTGTCAGGCAAATCCTTGAGCAGGGATATGAGTATCATGTCTGGACAATTGATGACATAAGAATGGCACAAAAATATAGAAAATATGGGGTAACATCAATAACCACAAATTGCCCCGGTTATTTGAAAGAAAAATTAGTATCTTTGGCTGACAAGGGAGAATAA
- a CDS encoding transcriptional regulator translates to MINRLIKNKKDYNAALSRIEQLMDAKSGTAEMDELELLTALVEMYEEQNFPISHPDPIDAIKFRMDQLGLGQKDMVPFIGTKSKVSEVLNSKRSLTLAMMRSLSKGLGISAEVLLKEPGSDFPDKIQNMEWSRFPVIEMAKRCWIPKVDDIQAKAEELLRGFIEQAGGLETVPQACFRQGKKGRYNSKMDLFALTAWCIRVQSLARGNSLKTKYVKGSINLTTLQEVARLSYFENGPLLAREYLEKHGIHLVVVSHLPKTYLDGAAILLPDGSPVVGLTLRYDRIDNFWFCLLHELAHVSKHLSASDRLIIDDLDLRGQHVGTEDVIEKEADEMARNGLIPKRIWDKKPISAKASITEVCTLAEKLKVHPAVIVGRIRFEQSNYKLLSRHVGNKQIRKHFPESFTAETP, encoded by the coding sequence ATGATTAATCGCCTGATAAAAAATAAAAAAGACTACAACGCGGCACTATCCCGCATTGAACAGCTCATGGATGCCAAATCCGGTACTGCTGAAATGGACGAATTGGAACTTCTGACAGCGCTTGTGGAAATGTATGAAGAACAAAACTTCCCTATAAGCCATCCCGATCCCATTGACGCGATTAAATTTCGCATGGATCAGCTAGGATTGGGTCAAAAAGACATGGTTCCTTTTATTGGTACAAAAAGTAAGGTTTCTGAAGTTCTGAATAGTAAACGCTCACTTACCTTGGCCATGATGCGATCTCTTAGCAAAGGCTTGGGTATATCTGCCGAAGTACTGCTGAAAGAGCCTGGTTCTGATTTTCCAGACAAGATTCAAAACATGGAGTGGTCCAGATTTCCAGTAATTGAAATGGCAAAACGCTGCTGGATTCCGAAGGTGGATGATATACAGGCAAAAGCCGAAGAATTGTTACGTGGTTTTATTGAACAAGCTGGTGGATTGGAAACTGTTCCACAAGCTTGTTTTCGTCAGGGAAAAAAAGGCAGGTATAATTCTAAGATGGACTTATTTGCCCTCACCGCTTGGTGCATCCGTGTGCAGTCTCTTGCTCGAGGAAATTCTTTAAAAACTAAATATGTTAAGGGTTCAATCAATTTAACCACATTACAGGAAGTTGCACGACTGAGTTATTTTGAAAACGGTCCTTTGCTTGCGAGAGAATATCTTGAGAAACATGGGATTCATCTGGTTGTGGTTTCTCACCTTCCAAAAACCTACCTCGACGGCGCTGCTATATTGCTACCAGATGGGTCTCCTGTCGTCGGCCTGACACTTCGCTATGATAGAATTGACAATTTCTGGTTTTGCCTTTTGCATGAGCTTGCCCATGTTTCAAAACATTTATCGGCATCCGACCGACTTATTATAGATGACTTGGATTTGCGAGGACAACATGTTGGAACAGAAGATGTAATCGAAAAAGAAGCAGATGAAATGGCCCGCAATGGACTAATTCCTAAAAGGATTTGGGATAAAAAACCCATTTCTGCCAAGGCATCAATAACAGAGGTATGCACTTTAGCAGAAAAATTAAAAGTTCATCCTGCTGTTATTGTAGGAAGAATCCGTTTTGAGCAGAGTAATTATAAGTTGTTGTCCAGACATGTCGGGAACAAACAGATTCGGAAACACTTTCCCGAAAGTTTTACTGCAGAAACTCCATAA
- a CDS encoding AAA family ATPase — protein MKDNFKAVYRRLLKNTNYSTYRYLFKSFNIESRLTGLVGPRGTGKTTLMLQYINEHIENKNQCIYLSLDNIYFTQSNLLDFVDDLYEIDGIRIFFLDEVHKYPAWNQELKNIYDSYPDVKIVFSGSSSMNLIHGAYDLSRRGAVFTIGGMSFREYLEFRLGRTIPGISFDELIENPDAFIEQIAFIERIKGHFQEYLEYGYYPFLFEDENNYHQKLLNVIDKTIYEDISNFYKLKTENLNNFRKILSYLATISPGQLNRNSISKHIGLDNKTVENYLGILNETGLVCLVKENRSGSGLIKQTEKIYLDNSNIYKAIIDEIGFAYNKGTVREIFFIKMMQNSGKKLFYSKIGDFQVQDYFFEIGGKNKSKKQIKNNLENSFIVKDDILYPSGNTIPLYLFGFLY, from the coding sequence ATGAAAGACAATTTCAAAGCTGTTTATCGAAGGTTACTTAAAAATACAAACTACAGCACATATCGTTATTTATTTAAATCCTTTAATATTGAAAGCAGACTTACAGGGCTGGTCGGCCCGCGCGGGACCGGCAAAACGACCCTGATGCTTCAATATATTAATGAACATATTGAAAACAAGAATCAATGTATCTACCTTTCTTTAGATAATATATATTTTACACAGTCGAATCTGCTCGATTTTGTTGATGATCTGTACGAAATTGATGGCATTCGCATTTTTTTCTTAGATGAGGTTCATAAATATCCTGCCTGGAATCAGGAATTAAAAAATATTTATGATTCATATCCGGATGTTAAAATTGTTTTTTCCGGCAGTTCCAGTATGAATTTAATCCATGGCGCTTATGATTTGTCGAGAAGAGGGGCGGTTTTTACAATTGGAGGTATGTCATTTCGGGAGTATCTTGAATTTCGGTTGGGCCGAACCATTCCGGGCATAAGCTTTGATGAACTGATTGAAAATCCGGATGCTTTCATAGAACAAATAGCCTTTATTGAAAGAATAAAAGGGCATTTTCAGGAATATCTCGAATATGGATACTACCCATTTTTGTTTGAGGATGAAAATAATTATCATCAAAAATTATTAAACGTGATTGATAAAACGATATATGAAGACATATCCAATTTTTACAAACTCAAAACGGAAAATTTAAACAATTTCAGGAAAATCCTTTCATATCTGGCTACTATTTCACCGGGTCAGTTGAATCGAAACAGTATTTCAAAGCATATTGGGCTTGATAACAAAACAGTTGAGAACTATCTGGGAATCTTAAATGAAACCGGTCTCGTTTGCCTTGTTAAAGAAAACAGATCAGGCAGTGGCCTGATAAAACAAACTGAAAAAATCTACCTGGATAATTCCAATATTTACAAAGCAATAATTGATGAAATCGGTTTTGCGTATAATAAAGGTACTGTGAGAGAAATTTTTTTCATTAAGATGATGCAAAATTCAGGGAAGAAATTATTTTACAGCAAAATTGGTGATTTTCAGGTGCAAGACTATTTCTTTGAGATTGGCGGCAAGAACAAATCAAAAAAACAGATTAAAAACAACCTTGAAAACTCGTTTATAGTAAAAGATGATATCCTGTATCCGAGCGGCAATACAATACCTTTATATTTGTTCGGGTTTCTTTATTAA
- a CDS encoding transposase — protein sequence MKRITVPGLPHHVIQRGLHGRQAFLNENDYAVYIEIMVDCCRKHGVEIWAYCLMPDHVHLISVPREKKSLSGCLRSAHGRYTRYINRRTGKSGQFWQGRYSSHLLDEKYLIACTRYIEINPVKREYVDQPEDWPWSSARAHIAGTDDSLVLVKPLLERVKKVWQDFIAEPRPMEEADLFYRHEKTGLPLGSDDFLTMLDKGHI from the coding sequence ATGAAAAGAATTACAGTGCCGGGGCTGCCCCATCATGTTATCCAGCGCGGGTTACATGGGCGGCAGGCCTTTTTGAATGAAAATGATTATGCAGTCTACATAGAGATTATGGTTGACTGCTGCCGTAAGCATGGCGTGGAAATCTGGGCCTACTGCCTGATGCCGGACCATGTTCACCTAATTTCTGTTCCCAGGGAAAAGAAATCCCTTTCCGGCTGCCTTCGATCGGCCCATGGTCGGTACACCAGGTATATAAACCGTCGAACCGGCAAAAGCGGTCAGTTCTGGCAGGGACGATACTCATCACATCTGCTTGATGAAAAATACCTGATTGCCTGTACCCGCTATATTGAGATAAATCCGGTCAAAAGAGAGTACGTAGACCAGCCGGAAGATTGGCCTTGGAGCAGTGCCCGTGCTCATATCGCAGGTACTGATGATTCTTTAGTGCTGGTAAAACCACTGCTTGAAAGGGTTAAAAAGGTGTGGCAGGATTTTATTGCCGAACCCAGGCCGATGGAGGAGGCAGATTTGTTCTATCGGCACGAAAAAACCGGGCTTCCCCTCGGCAGCGATGATTTTCTGACTATGTTAGATAAGGGGCATATTTGA
- a CDS encoding exonuclease SbcCD subunit D C-terminal domain-containing protein — protein MKILHTSDWHIGRSLHGRKRYNEYEAFLGWLAALIEGENIDVLLVAGDVFDNSTPSNRAQEIYYRFLNRVAASVNHHVVVTAGNHDSPSFLNAPRELLRFLNIHVVGCASEFAQDELITILSADNEPQLIICAVPYLRDRDIRTAEAGESLEDKEKKIIEGIKSHYRKLYKAAEEKRALLDKPLPVIAMGHLYTAGGKTIDGDGVRELYIGTLLHVGTDVFPESIDYLALGHLHIPQKVGGSDFIRYSGSPLPIGFGEALHEKSVTIVEFSDEKPVVKTIPVPCFQELKNIKGDLQTIIQNIEELKSKKSSAWLEIVYEGNEIAANLRELIDEAVCGSSLEILRIKNNMIIERVLERINVNETLDDLDVYDVFGRCLDMHEISKEHKNELLGTYREVISALNEEDIMKE, from the coding sequence ATGAAAATACTTCACACATCAGACTGGCATATCGGACGGTCTCTCCATGGCCGTAAAAGGTATAACGAGTACGAAGCCTTTCTGGGTTGGCTGGCGGCACTCATTGAAGGTGAAAATATTGATGTTTTGCTTGTAGCTGGAGATGTGTTTGACAACAGTACTCCGAGTAACCGGGCGCAGGAAATATATTACCGCTTTTTAAACCGTGTGGCTGCATCTGTAAACCATCATGTTGTGGTAACAGCTGGAAATCATGATTCGCCTTCATTTTTAAATGCTCCCCGTGAACTCTTAAGATTTCTTAACATTCATGTTGTAGGTTGTGCTTCCGAATTTGCTCAGGATGAATTGATAACAATTTTAAGTGCAGATAACGAGCCGCAGCTTATTATATGTGCTGTTCCTTATCTTCGTGACCGTGATATCCGAACCGCTGAGGCCGGAGAAAGCCTGGAGGATAAAGAAAAGAAAATTATTGAAGGTATAAAATCTCATTATCGAAAACTTTATAAAGCAGCGGAAGAAAAACGCGCATTACTTGATAAACCCTTGCCCGTTATAGCTATGGGACATCTTTATACTGCCGGAGGAAAAACTATTGACGGTGACGGTGTCAGAGAACTTTATATCGGAACTCTTTTGCATGTGGGAACGGATGTGTTTCCCGAAAGCATTGACTATCTTGCCCTTGGGCATCTTCACATACCGCAAAAGGTTGGCGGTTCGGATTTTATCCGCTACTCCGGCTCTCCGCTGCCGATTGGTTTCGGGGAAGCTTTGCATGAAAAAAGCGTTACTATAGTTGAATTTTCTGACGAAAAGCCTGTTGTTAAAACCATACCTGTTCCCTGTTTTCAGGAATTAAAAAATATAAAGGGCGATTTGCAAACGATTATACAAAATATCGAAGAACTGAAATCGAAAAAAAGCTCAGCCTGGCTGGAGATAGTATATGAAGGGAATGAGATTGCAGCAAATTTGCGCGAGCTTATAGATGAAGCCGTTTGCGGCAGCAGTCTTGAAATTCTTCGCATTAAAAACAATATGATTATTGAACGTGTTTTAGAAAGGATCAATGTTAATGAAACGCTTGATGATCTTGATGTTTATGATGTATTCGGCCGCTGTCTTGATATGCATGAAATTTCCAAAGAACATAAAAATGAGCTTCTTGGCACATACCGGGAAGTAATTTCTGCTTTGAACGAAGAAGACATAATGAAGGAATAG
- a CDS encoding type II toxin-antitoxin system HigB family toxin: MHIIKRKTLVEFYQQPGHEDAKGPLEAWYYEAQHAQWANTADIKTQYRSASILKGNRIVFNIAGNKYRLIVRINYYSKTVFIRFIGTHQEYDKIDAEVI; this comes from the coding sequence ATGCATATAATCAAACGAAAAACCCTGGTTGAATTTTATCAACAGCCAGGGCATGAGGATGCAAAAGGGCCTTTGGAAGCATGGTATTATGAAGCTCAACATGCTCAGTGGGCAAACACGGCAGATATAAAAACTCAGTATAGATCTGCCAGCATTCTCAAGGGAAATCGGATCGTTTTCAATATTGCCGGCAATAAGTACCGATTGATTGTCAGAATCAACTATTATTCGAAAACGGTATTTATACGCTTTATTGGTACACACCAGGAGTATGACAAAATTGATGCAGAGGTGATCTAA
- a CDS encoding DUF433 domain-containing protein encodes MREKQLLERITFNPKIMVGKPVIKGTRLTVDFILNLLAHGTTENEILKEYKGLTMEDIHACFLFATKSLKNTEFMPLMAEEVLASNLDL; translated from the coding sequence ATGAGAGAAAAACAATTGCTCGAACGAATCACTTTTAATCCAAAAATCATGGTAGGTAAACCTGTTATAAAAGGAACTCGTTTAACCGTTGATTTTATCCTTAATCTTTTGGCACATGGGACTACAGAAAATGAGATTTTGAAAGAATACAAGGGTCTTACAATGGAAGATATACATGCTTGTTTCCTTTTTGCCACTAAGTCCCTTAAGAACACTGAATTTATGCCGCTTATGGCAGAGGAAGTATTAGCGTCAAACCTTGATCTGTGA